In the Triticum aestivum cultivar Chinese Spring chromosome 2B, IWGSC CS RefSeq v2.1, whole genome shotgun sequence genome, GACTATTTTGGAATGCCTGGAGCttgcaatgacatcaatgtgctccaCCGATCACCACTCTTTGCATGGTTAGCCAATGGGAAATCACCACGGGTGGAGTTTTAAGCAAATGACTGCACATACAACATGAGCTACTATCTAGCGGATGAGATGTACCCAAAGGGGGCAACCTTtgtgaagtcaacccccccccccaaggaaTAAACAACTTGGTTTCCATAATGCTCAACCAGCTGCTGGGAAGGATGTGGAGAGagcatttgggattttgcaagcccagtTTACTATTGTGCGAGGACCGGCTCGGTTTTTGGACCAAGAAATCCTTTGGTAAATCATGACTGTCGCCGTGATCTTGCACAATATGATCAACGAGCATGAACGTAGCCAAAACTTGGATTGCTTCTACTATGAATTCGTGCGATGGATGGTGAATCAACGTAGGAGAGAAGAACACATCCCACACGTTCTTCAAGTTCACCATGTAATTCGAGATACGGATATTAAAGTTTTCAACAAGTCAAGGAGTGGTGGACATGGAATGAGCAACAAGACCACTTGTTCTATTCATATGTTTCACGTTATGTTCGATGCACTTTGTGTTGTGTTAGATGAACATTTGTGTTGCATTTGGAGTTGCGGATTGATGAACTATGTAATAATTAAGTAATATTTGGACTTTATTTGTTTCAGATTTATTTGACATGAGTATGATATTATTTGGAATATTACATATCTACAAATATGTGTGATAGAAGTAGAAGCTGAAATCTAGATATTCAGTTTTTAGGTCCACtataaaaacagaagaaaaaaattggCCACCTTCTCTCTCCACTCCTAAAACTGGATTTAGGTGGCCATTCTTTTTGtgtgccgttggagatgctctaacatctcTAAACGTACAATTCCATCGACGTCGTCCGCACATGGTAATGCACTGGTGCAGTGCAACTGCCAATCAAGTAAACTCTACAGCGCCTGCTCCCATTTCCTTGTCAGCTAGGACGCAGCTGGCTGAACTCTCCTTCGTTGGTGCCAGAGCTGGAATTGAACTTGCTGTCCACCGGCGTGGTCATCCGAGACCGCCGCTTGGTGGCGACGAGGTGGGGGTTCTCCTCTTCATCCATGGCCAAGAGCTCATACATGTCACCGCTGCGGAAGACCGGGTGCACGTATGCGCCCTTGAGGTACTCTCTCAGGTTCAGCGTCGGGTCGTTTGCCCGTTGCAGCGTGTCCTTCACCATGGCCTCCTGCAAACATCAGTTGCTGCTCTCGCTTAACATTGGAGACGATGTGAATATCATCTGCAGTTATGTATGGAGAAGAGATCAAGAGAATGCATTTTGATCCTGCCTGCAAGGGGAATTTTATGTATGCCGGCTCGAACCGGCCCTTGCAGACGTAGTGAAACCATATGGTCAggataggaagaggaagaagagcgaCAGTGGACTGCTCTGCTTCCTGTGTGCTCAGCAGTCCTATCAGCAGGATCTGCGATATGACTAACGCGGTGACGATTCGTCCATGTACGTCTGGCCAGAATTGCGCGCCACTCTCGTATTGCTGGTTATAGACATTGATGATCTTGCAACAAAAGAAACATACCAAGGATTAGTATTTTGGTGCATTATACTGTGATGAAACAGAAATTTATGATCTATGCCAATGTGGATGTCCAGAAGAAAAATTTGAAGCTGAAAGAACACAAAGATAGACCGCTTGAACCGGAGGACAGATGTGTACCTGGTGTCTGAAAACAAGATAGGCCAGACCGAAGAAGACTATGATGAAAGGAAGAATGATGGGTGTCACAACAGCATATACAAGCCCTAGGAGGAAGTAGAGCTGAATCCGCGGCTCGGTGCTTCCAAACTCCAAGCTCCCAGGGTCCATGGCCTGCTCGCGATCCTGCTCGGTTCTGACCAGGAATGTGTTCTTTATGTGGAACATGATCAACGGCTTCAACCTAAGAACTTCTGCGGCAATGCCTGCCCATCCATCCACCATAATGTAGGTGATGAAAAAAGTCGCTTTCATGGGAATGGATTCTCCAATGGTCTCTGGAATTCTTTTCCAAAACAAAAGTAAACGAGTTTTTTTATGTGGTAGTATAAATATAATTGAACCCTTGTTATTATATCCTAGTGCAAAATTTGGCTTACTTGTTAGTGGACTGATGGATAAAACTGTTAAGCTGCTGGAACGCTGTTCCAGCTACTACACTTCCCAAGAATACGTTGACGAAAATAAACAGGAAGTATTTTGATGCTGTCCTCCTCTCCAATCCAGAGAGTGATACGTGGCCTTCAATCTTGCTCATGGCCATGAGAATTGTTGGCAGAAATATAAGGAAGATTTTCAATGCGATTCCTGGCAAGAAACCTTGTATGACTGACCTTGGACCATTTCTGCGGGAAATTGCATTGACCATGAAAATTACATCCAGCAACGCAGTACCTTATAAAAAAATCAGTATAATGTGGCTGATTTTTTATGTAATTCAAGGTCTATTAAATTCAACAGATTTTTTTTTCTGCTCTTGATTATTCAGCAAGGAGAATCGTTAATCAAAATATGGGGAAAAGTGATCTCACAAATGCCTTTCCCTTTTTGTTTTTCACAATTGAACCGTGAAACAAGGAGCGGTTACACTCACCTCTCTATTATAGGTTTCAAGAAAGGAAGCACCCGCTCAATATCGTCTAGATTGGCCACGGATTGGACGAGCGCAATTGGGACCATGAAGAAAAATGTCAGGAAAAAGAGCGCAACTGCCATGATAAGCCTCCTGATCGAGAGCTCGACAAAAGGGATGGCAAGATTAGGCCAGTAAACATCCCGAGGTTCCGGAGCCCACTCAGTCAACCACACCGTTGGGTTACTGGTCTGCTGTGTTTGTGCACAAACAGCAGCCCCCCACTGACTATTGAAAGACACAAATGCTGCTGGCATTATAGCCTTAGGATCACTAATCACCTTCTGCCTCTCCTCATCCTCCTGCAATTAACAGGTTACATGTTGTTAATACTGCTGCTCAGCGTTTAGGAGGAACTATGCAGTACAATGAAAGAAGACATTGGTGCTGCTTGATAACATTATCAAGACGATGACTGGCACCTGTTTACATAGCTCCTCGATTGTTGTCTTGTAGTGTTGTAATGCATCCACCTTTTCCCCCCAAAGACCCCACAGTCCTGTCTACAAGACAAGTACGTAATTGAGCCATACCACTTGCAGATTAGAGCATATACTGAAATAGCTTTGTGAGGAATCGATCTTAGGTGCATGATTTGCACAGGAGGAAGAAGATTACCTTAATAATCAGCTCCTTTTCAGggttcttagcgtgctggttttcGTAGTAGACCAGCCAGTTTTGCAAGCCTTTCTTCTTCTCAACCAAACTGGCAAGGGTGTTTGCGTTGTATACAACCTATTGATCAGTTACATACCCCGAATGAGAAACAGATTTGTACCATTAACAGAGAAAAGAAAGATAAAGGCATATGGGCTTCGGTTGGAAAGTAAACAAATAATTAGAAAGCCTGCATTTCAGTTGAAGAGCAAATAACAACTGAAAAACAAAGTAACTTGATGCTCGGTTGAATTTCATGGTTTAAAATCATATCAGTAGTATTCACCATACCGATACCGCGTTtcacagaagatagaaaaagagtAAAACCTGGTGGCTGAGATAATGTTCGCGATGATTCACAGCAAAGAAGTGCTCAACATGCTCACCAACTGTTTCGTCTGGGTCAGCTGGTATATTTCTCACAAGTACCTGAAAATAAGGCAGAAAATGAGGTATGAGCCAAGGAAACTCTACACACTACATTCAGTTTGGGAaattctacacacacacacacacacacacacactgcttGGTTTACTATCGAAAAGATTGTCCCTCCTAATTCGTCCCGGTCCCGGATTCTATCCCCTAGCTGGGGCTGACCACAACCGTGTATTTTCTTTTTGCTTAATATATTTCATTCAGATCTAGCGAGGTCCATAACACATCAATTAAACTTGCATGGATAAGATATCTTACCGTGAATTGGTCGGGTCGACGATTTTGATTGGCAAGAAAGTGCAATCTCATAGTTGTTATAACCTTATATTCATGATACAACACGTAGAATGTCCAAAAGGTAAACACATAGGCCATTCCAATGTGTACCCAAAACCTATGAAAATATACAACAGTTTCAGTAGAATAGGTATGAAGCAAAGTGAAGTGACACGAGGAGATTAGAAGGACAGCATCTCTGCATCTATAGCTAATATAATCAGGCAGGCGGTTGAGGAACGATAAATTCTGTAATTGTCAGGATATCGGACGGAGTAAACAGAAGTAATACCTTTTTGAACCTTGACCAAGATTCGATATTGAAAGCTTGTCAATTTGATCATAACTTAGACCCTCTTCATCATCTCCCAAAGTCGCACTGGTCCAATTGACAGGAACTAGGACAGCAAATGCCAACACAGTAATTGGCACAAATATTTTTAAACTGCAAATCAAAACAGCAGTGCACCATCAGTAGGCATAATGTGTTTTGGTTACAAACACAGTGATCCACATGTCCAACTGTTAACATCACAAAATAGGCATTTACGAACTCGACTTCCTGATTTTGGAACTCCGAAGACATGAAGTGTAAGCAACTACTATAATACTGTGGTGTGAGAATTGAGATACACTGATATCATGCTCACCCGAGAAGATAGATGCGGACATATACCGCGGAGTCTAGTCCTGCATGCTCAATTAACTCAGGCTCTGGCATTTTAAGCGCGGCGGGCATCCAATTGAGAAACCGAAGATATGTTGACACATCGGCATTCACAAATTTTGACAAGACATTTCCGATGTGCCTTGGGCTGCTTCTTGTCCCTTTAAGGTACCATTTCGGAAAGTATACCCGATCATTAATAGGCTGTATCCTAACAACTGCGAACACGAGAAGAAAACCCACTGCGGATAATATGTTTATTCCCGCGGCAACACCAATGTCGTTGAGGGAGCCCATGTCCCTTAGAGAGACTCACTCCAGAACAAGCGTCACTGAGAAGTAGCCTAACGGTTTAGACAAAATATCtacatagaaagaaaagaaaagatggTAAGAAAATTGTCAAGTAGAATCAAACAAATACTAGATTGGTAAGAATGAAAGTAGCTAGGTATGATCATTAGCATTAGAAACTGAGCTTTCCCGGCAGATTATGCGTGGAAAATTGAAGTGAACAGAAAACAAATGTTGGACAGCAGCTTAGATGGCTTACTCCCATGATGTACTCCTGCAAAATCTGACGACCAATGTAGCAAAAATCTGTCTTAATCTTGCACTCTTGCAATCTAAACCTCTGGAGTTTTATTGCAATAAAGTCAACAT is a window encoding:
- the LOC123045103 gene encoding CSC1-like protein At4g02900; amino-acid sequence: MGSLNDIGVAAGINILSAVGFLLVFAVVRIQPINDRVYFPKWYLKGTRSSPRHIGNVLSKFVNADVSTYLRFLNWMPAALKMPEPELIEHAGLDSAVYVRIYLLGLKIFVPITVLAFAVLVPVNWTSATLGDDEEGLSYDQIDKLSISNLGQGSKRFWVHIGMAYVFTFWTFYVLYHEYKVITTMRLHFLANQNRRPDQFTVLVRNIPADPDETVGEHVEHFFAVNHREHYLSHQVVYNANTLASLVEKKKGLQNWLVYYENQHAKNPEKELIIKTGLWGLWGEKVDALQHYKTTIEELCKQEDEERQKVISDPKAIMPAAFVSFNSQWGAAVCAQTQQTSNPTVWLTEWAPEPRDVYWPNLAIPFVELSIRRLIMAVALFFLTFFFMVPIALVQSVANLDDIERVLPFLKPIIERNGPRSVIQGFLPGIALKIFLIFLPTILMAMSKIEGHVSLSGLERRTASKYFLFIFVNVFLGSVVAGTAFQQLNSFIHQSTNKIPETIGESIPMKATFFITYIMVDGWAGIAAEVLRLKPLIMFHIKNTFLVRTEQDREQAMDPGSLEFGSTEPRIQLYFLLGLVYAVVTPIILPFIIVFFGLAYLVFRHQIINVYNQQYESGAQFWPDVHGRIVTALVISQILLIGLLSTQEAEQSTVALLPLPILTIWFHYVCKGRFEPAYIKFPLQEAMVKDTLQRANDPTLNLREYLKGAYVHPVFRSGDMYELLAMDEEENPHLVATKRRSRMTTPVDSKFNSSSGTNEGEFSQLRPS